One Hordeum vulgare subsp. vulgare chromosome 4H, MorexV3_pseudomolecules_assembly, whole genome shotgun sequence DNA window includes the following coding sequences:
- the LOC123446972 gene encoding monooxygenase 2-like: MQTRQDAADAEDVVIVGAGLAGLGVALGLHRKGVRSVVLESSPALRTSGFAFMTWTNAFRALDALGVGDKMRSHHLQVQGVRVMSPTTGEVVRELDLRVQGKLGPHEARCVQRNVLLQALEEELPTGTIRYSSRIVSIDDDDEDGGDGKTLHLADGSTLRAKVLIGCDGINSVVAKWLGLAKVLDSGRRATRGHARYPDGHGFQPKFMQFSGNGFRAGLVPCGDMDVYWFLTWSPSIPAGKEEDVDESPAEMKEFVLAKLRSIKAPAEVLEAVERSEMNDVLVAPLRYRPPLSLLFGSISKGNVCVAGDALHPTTPDLAQGACIALEDAVVLARCLGDAIVGRERETVEAALRRYAGIRRWRSAQVIGASYMVGLVQQSEHAVVRFARDRLLSGVLAKGLLMMPDYDCGTL; encoded by the exons ATGCAAACACGGCAGGACGCCGCCGACGCCGAGGACGTGGTCATTGTCGGCGCCGGCCTCGCTGGCCTCGGCGTCGCCCTGGGACTCCACAG GAAGGGCGTGCGGAGCGTGGTGCTGGAGTCGTCGCCGGCGCTCCGGACGTCCGGCTTCGCGTTCATGACATGGACCAACGCCTTTCGCGCGCTTGACGCCCTCGGCGTCGGCGACAAGATGAGGAGCCACCACCTGCAGGTTCAGGG GGTGCGAGTCATGTCCCCCACTACCGGGGAAGTGGTGCGAGAGCTGGATCTCCGGGTGCAAGGCAAACT GGGACCCCACGAAGCCCGGTGCGTGCAGCGTAACGTGCTCCTCCAGGCGCTGGAGGAAGAGCTTCCCACGGGCACCATCCGCTACTCCTCCAGGATCGTCtccatcgacgacgacgacgaagacggcgGCGACGGCAAGACCCTCCATCTCGCCGACGGCTCGACGCTACGAGCAAAGGTGCTGATCGGTTGCGACGGGATCAACTCGGTGGTGGCCAAATGGCTGGGGCTCGCCAAGGTGCTCGACTCAGGGCGCAGGGCGACGCGGGGGCACGCCAGGTACCCCGATGGCCACGGCTTCCAGCCTAAGTTCATGCAGTTCAGCGGCAACGGCTTCCGCGCAGGCCTGGTGCCCTGCGGCGACATGGACGTGTACTGGTTCTTGACGTGGTCACCTTCCATCCCGGCCGGCAAGGAGGAGGACGTGGACGAGAGTCCGGCGGAGATGAAGGAGTTCGTCCTGGCCAAGCTGAGGAGCATCAAAGCCCCTGCCGAGGTGCTGGAGGCGGTTGAGAGAAGCGAGATGAACGACGTGCTCGTGGCTCCCCTGAGGTACCGCCCGCCGCTGTCCCTCCTCTTCGGGAGCATTAGCAAGGGGAACGTGTGCGTCGCCGGTGACGCGCTCCACCCCACGACGCCCGACCTGGCGCAGGGCGCGTGCATCGCCCTGGAGGACGCCGTCGTCCTCGCGCGGTGCCTCGGAGACGCCATCGTTGGAAGGGAACGGGAGACGGTGGAGGCGGCTCTGCGACGGTACGCCGGGATCCGGCGGTGGAGGAGCGCCCAGGTGATCGGGGCGTCCTACATGGTGGGGCTGGTGCAGCAGAGCGAGCACGCCGTGGTGAGATTCGCGCGGGACAGGCTGCTGTCAGGGGTGCTCGCCAAGGGGCTCCTTATGATGCCGGACTACGACTGTGGCACGCTTTGA